In a single window of the Terriglobus roseus genome:
- a CDS encoding DUF1641 domain-containing protein: MANPIAFTPLPYDPKDGLMRRLEAAPRAHAEALLVAYDLLQEAHDQGILDALHGMVHAKDAIVGHIAEGARVQESVDALRNMIAAAKILGSIEPETMSCIAAAMNSSGKKKTDPPLSLWGIFKRATSIEGRRGLTVAVELLAALGTRR, encoded by the coding sequence ATGGCAAATCCAATTGCATTTACGCCGCTACCGTACGATCCGAAGGACGGATTGATGCGGCGGCTGGAGGCTGCACCTCGCGCGCATGCTGAGGCTTTGCTGGTCGCGTATGACCTTCTGCAGGAAGCTCACGACCAGGGCATCCTGGATGCCCTGCACGGCATGGTGCACGCAAAAGATGCCATCGTCGGTCACATCGCAGAAGGAGCACGCGTTCAGGAGAGCGTGGATGCACTGCGCAACATGATTGCAGCAGCCAAGATCCTCGGCTCCATCGAACCCGAGACCATGAGCTGCATCGCAGCCGCTATGAATTCGTCAGGCAAGAAGAAGACGGATCCGCCACTCAGTCTGTGGGGCATCTTCAAAAGAGCTACTTCAATTGAAGGACGCCGGGGACTTACAGTGGCAGTTGAGTTACTCGCTGCACTTGGGACACGGCGATAA